One window of the Ammospiza nelsoni isolate bAmmNel1 chromosome 2, bAmmNel1.pri, whole genome shotgun sequence genome contains the following:
- the LOC132069867 gene encoding cell surface glycoprotein CD200 receptor 1-A-like — MKAGTKMKIAGKTVYVFVLLTITMVMRLAGHNSSALVMTVGNSSVLNCSFKGNITLLKWTITPKAGGLCTLVYRADKKKTHRTTCSDNINLIFRADLPPALEIRQVGLAQEGNYSCDVASAEGNFHKRYHLTVQAPPRLSLSCDEQGSPVCEAAAGKPPAQLSWAPEGSSTAEERCHDNGTVTVLSKFTACSTSVTSVITCMVSHPAGNWNQSIACCPSEKIVTNVFLYACIITCVLIIITLLAAICYFKLHGDRPCHRTKPEIAPIHSQQDDTMEVEPYTTYVQKENVIYNSMSDLTVGQDLPQDLCPGT; from the exons ATGAAAGCAGGAACCAAGATGAAGATTGCTGGGAAGACCGTGTATGTTTTTGTGCTGCTCACCATCACCATGGTCATGAGATTAGCAG ggCACAATTCCTCAGCCTTAGTGATGACTGTAGGTAACAGCTCAGTTCTCAACTGCTCTTTCAAAGGAAATATAACTCTGCTTAAATGGACAATAACCCCCAAGGCTGGAGGCCTGTGCACCTTGGTATACAGGGCTGATAAGAAGAAGACACACAGAACAACCTGCAGTGACAACATAAACTTGATATTCAGAGCAGATCTGCCTCCTGCCCTTGAGATACGGCAAGTGGGACTAGCCCAGGAGGGAAATTACAGCTGTGATGTGGCATCAGCAGAAGGGAATTTCCACAAAAGGTACCACCTGACCGTGCAGG CCCCCCCGAGGCTGAGCCTGTCCTGTGACGAGCAGGGCAGCCCCGTGTGCGAGGCAGCAGCGGGGAAGCCGCCggctcagctctcctgggccCCAGAGGGCAGCTCCACTGCAGAGGAGAGGTGCCACGACAACGGGACAGTGACTGTTCTCAGCAAGTTCACAGCATGTAGCACCAGTGTCACCAGTGTGATCACCTGCATGGTGTCCCACCCAGCTGGGAACTGGAACCAGTCCATAGCCTGCTGTCCCTCAG AGAAAATCGTCACCAACGTTTTCCTGTATGCCTGCATCATTACTTGTGTTCTGATCATTATCACCTTGCTGGCTGCCATTTGCTATTTCAAGCTTCATGGTGATAG ACCATGCCACAGAACCAAACCTGAAATTGCTCCCATACATTCCCAACAG GATGACACAATGGAAGTAGAACCTTATACTACTTATGTGCAGAAGGAAAATGTAATCTACAACTCAATGTCTGATCTGACAGTGGGGCAGGATCTTCCTCAAGACTTGTGTCCAGGAACATGA